In Falco biarmicus isolate bFalBia1 chromosome 5, bFalBia1.pri, whole genome shotgun sequence, a single genomic region encodes these proteins:
- the TRIM45 gene encoding tripartite motif-containing protein 45 isoform X3 has protein sequence MQSRFHGRQEGAAHTVTCRLRQKKTASHAVTELVSSKDCNQARKPLFCPSHPTEELRLFCEQCDQPVCRDCVADRHRQHTCDFTGNAIHRHGEALQELLRSTQQHMGTLEGVLSHIDDMVSAVRDRAEAVAAEIRQFASGYVKAIEEHRDRLLKQLEDLKVQKENLLHLQKAQMQQLLLDMRTGVEYTEHLLTSGSDLEILITKGVVASRLAKLNSVAYNTRPSVDDGIRFSPQERAGQCFGYEVFGAIINKVVDPARCTLHGEDVHSARQNQLTGFTLLCSDTMGERMGRGGEAVQVTITHREKDSVVKPTVCDNGDGTYHVSYSPEEPGLYAVCVYVKGQHVQGSPFTLVVKTKFREHQGVFHCCTFCSSGGQKSARCACGGTMPGGYQGCGHGHKGHPGCPHWSCCGQVKESSECLGGPPGNTLQRSLLRTVAV, from the exons ATGCAGAGCAGATTTCATGGGAGACAGGAGGGAGCGGCACACACTGTGACTTGCAGACT GAGACAGAAGAAGACAGCCTCTCATGCTGTGACAGAGCTGGTGAGCAGCAAGGACTGCAACCAGGCCAGGAAACCTCTCTTCTGCCCTTCCCATCCCACAGAGGAGCTAAGGCTGTTCTGCGAGCAGTGTGACCAGCCTGTGTGCCGGGATTGCGTAGCAGACAGACACCGGCAGCACACCTGTGACTTCACTGGCAATGCCATCCACAGGCATGGGGAggccctgcaggagctgctgagaagcacccagcagcacatgGGCACCCTAGAGGGTGTGCTCAGTCACATTGATGACATGGTCAGTGCCGTCCGAGATCGCGCAGAGGCTGTGGCCGCAGAGATCCGTCAGTTTGCCAGTGGGTATGTGAAAGCGATTGAAGAACACCGGGACCGGCTACTGAAGCAGCTGGAGGACTTGAAGGTGCAGAAGGAAAATCTGCTGCACTTGCAGAAAGCTcagatgcagcagctgctgctggacaTGAGGACAGGTGTGGAGTACACGGAGCACTTGCTGACGAGTGGCTCAGACCTGGAGATCCTCATCACCAAAGGGGTGGTGGCGAGTCGGCTGGCAAAGCTGAACAGCGTTGCTTACAACACCCGCCCCAGCGTGGACGACGGGATCCGTTTCTCTCCCCAGGAGAGGGCAGGgcagtgttttggctatgaaGTTTTTGGGGCCATTATCAATAAAGTGGTTGATCCCGCCAGATGTACCCTACACGGGGAAG ATGTCCACAGTGCCCGTCAGAACCAGCTGACTGGCTTTACCCTGCTCTGCAGTGACACCATGGGGGAGCGGATGGGGCGAGGAGGAGAGGCTGTGCAGGTCACCATCACCCACAGGGAGAAGGACAG TGTGGTCAAGCCAACAGTGTGTGATAATGGTGACGGGACCTACCATGTTTCCTACAGCCCTGAGGAGCCAGGCTTGTATGCTGTCTGCGTCTATGTGAAAGGGCAACATGTACAG GGCTCTCCATTCACTCTGGTGGTGAAAACCAAGTTCCGCGAGCACCAAGGCGTGTTTCACTGTTGCACGTTCTGCTCAAGTGGAGGCCAGAAATCTGCTCGCTGTGCCTGCGGTGGGACCATGCCAG GTGGGTACCAAGGCTGTGGCCATGGGCACAAGGGTCACCCTGGCTGCCCCCACTGGTCGTGCTGTGGACAGGTGAAGGAGAGCTCAGAGTGCCTGGGAGGGCCACCTGGCAACACCTTGCAGAGGAGTTTGCTGAGGACGGTGGCAGTCTGA
- the TRIM45 gene encoding tripartite motif-containing protein 45 isoform X1, producing MAAGPRCPLCPLCAEPCAEPRLLPCLHSLCAPCLRRLGPLGQPGRPVLCPLCDAEVALPPGGVGQLVPDYLALRRGGAAGCDLCADGAAVRRCLTCGAALCLFCCQAHRRQKKTASHAVTELVSSKDCNQARKPLFCPSHPTEELRLFCEQCDQPVCRDCVADRHRQHTCDFTGNAIHRHGEALQELLRSTQQHMGTLEGVLSHIDDMVSAVRDRAEAVAAEIRQFASGYVKAIEEHRDRLLKQLEDLKVQKENLLHLQKAQMQQLLLDMRTGVEYTEHLLTSGSDLEILITKGVVASRLAKLNSVAYNTRPSVDDGIRFSPQERAGQCFGYEVFGAIINKVVDPARCTLHGEDVHSARQNQLTGFTLLCSDTMGERMGRGGEAVQVTITHREKDSVVKPTVCDNGDGTYHVSYSPEEPGLYAVCVYVKGQHVQGSPFTLVVKTKFREHQGVFHCCTFCSSGGQKSARCACGGTMPGGYQGCGHGHKGHPGCPHWSCCGQVKESSECLGGPPGNTLQRSLLRTVAV from the exons atggcggccgggccgcgctgcccgcTCTGCCCGCTCTGCGCCGAGCCCTGCGCCGAGCCgcggctgctgccctgcctgcactcGCTGTGCGCGCCCTGCCTGAGGCGGCTCGGGCCGCTGGGCCAGCCGGGCCGCCCCGTCCTGTGCCCGCTCTGCGACGCCGAGGTGGCGCTGCCGCCCGGCGGGGTCGGGCAGCTCGTCCCCGACTACCTGGCGCtgaggcgcggcggggcggcgggctgCGACCTCTGCGCGGACGGGGCGGCGGTGAGGCGGTGCCTGACCTGCGGGGCCGCGCTCTGCCTCTTCTGCTGCCAGGCCCACAG GAGACAGAAGAAGACAGCCTCTCATGCTGTGACAGAGCTGGTGAGCAGCAAGGACTGCAACCAGGCCAGGAAACCTCTCTTCTGCCCTTCCCATCCCACAGAGGAGCTAAGGCTGTTCTGCGAGCAGTGTGACCAGCCTGTGTGCCGGGATTGCGTAGCAGACAGACACCGGCAGCACACCTGTGACTTCACTGGCAATGCCATCCACAGGCATGGGGAggccctgcaggagctgctgagaagcacccagcagcacatgGGCACCCTAGAGGGTGTGCTCAGTCACATTGATGACATGGTCAGTGCCGTCCGAGATCGCGCAGAGGCTGTGGCCGCAGAGATCCGTCAGTTTGCCAGTGGGTATGTGAAAGCGATTGAAGAACACCGGGACCGGCTACTGAAGCAGCTGGAGGACTTGAAGGTGCAGAAGGAAAATCTGCTGCACTTGCAGAAAGCTcagatgcagcagctgctgctggacaTGAGGACAGGTGTGGAGTACACGGAGCACTTGCTGACGAGTGGCTCAGACCTGGAGATCCTCATCACCAAAGGGGTGGTGGCGAGTCGGCTGGCAAAGCTGAACAGCGTTGCTTACAACACCCGCCCCAGCGTGGACGACGGGATCCGTTTCTCTCCCCAGGAGAGGGCAGGgcagtgttttggctatgaaGTTTTTGGGGCCATTATCAATAAAGTGGTTGATCCCGCCAGATGTACCCTACACGGGGAAG ATGTCCACAGTGCCCGTCAGAACCAGCTGACTGGCTTTACCCTGCTCTGCAGTGACACCATGGGGGAGCGGATGGGGCGAGGAGGAGAGGCTGTGCAGGTCACCATCACCCACAGGGAGAAGGACAG TGTGGTCAAGCCAACAGTGTGTGATAATGGTGACGGGACCTACCATGTTTCCTACAGCCCTGAGGAGCCAGGCTTGTATGCTGTCTGCGTCTATGTGAAAGGGCAACATGTACAG GGCTCTCCATTCACTCTGGTGGTGAAAACCAAGTTCCGCGAGCACCAAGGCGTGTTTCACTGTTGCACGTTCTGCTCAAGTGGAGGCCAGAAATCTGCTCGCTGTGCCTGCGGTGGGACCATGCCAG GTGGGTACCAAGGCTGTGGCCATGGGCACAAGGGTCACCCTGGCTGCCCCCACTGGTCGTGCTGTGGACAGGTGAAGGAGAGCTCAGAGTGCCTGGGAGGGCCACCTGGCAACACCTTGCAGAGGAGTTTGCTGAGGACGGTGGCAGTCTGA
- the TRIM45 gene encoding tripartite motif-containing protein 45 isoform X2, whose protein sequence is MAAGPRCPLCPLCAEPCAEPRLLPCLHSLCAPCLRRLGPLGQPGRPVLCPLCDAEVALPPGGVGQLVPDYLALRRGGAAGCDLCADGAAVRRCLTCGAALCLFCCQAHRRQKKTASHAVTELVSSKDCNQARKPLFCPSHPTEELRLFCEQCDQPVCRDCVADRHRQHTCDFTGNAIHRHGEALQELLRSTQQHMGTLEGVLSHIDDMVSAVRDRAEAVAAEIRQFASGYVKAIEEHRDRLLKQLEDLKVQKENLLHLQKAQMQQLLLDMRTGVEYTEHLLTSGSDLEILITKGVVASRLAKLNSVAYNTRPSVDDGIRFSPQERAGQCFGYEVFGAIINKVVDPARCTLHGEAPAEIAVGVTGIDDFMDICLLRTWSRASKQIMFRPAHRTQPAVVGNGLRRADETDPGLVRSFQSQTAGAEVCAWRGCSSSLLVAWCTLRPSGEMPAGLRGAGRKTTLVLTDL, encoded by the exons atggcggccgggccgcgctgcccgcTCTGCCCGCTCTGCGCCGAGCCCTGCGCCGAGCCgcggctgctgccctgcctgcactcGCTGTGCGCGCCCTGCCTGAGGCGGCTCGGGCCGCTGGGCCAGCCGGGCCGCCCCGTCCTGTGCCCGCTCTGCGACGCCGAGGTGGCGCTGCCGCCCGGCGGGGTCGGGCAGCTCGTCCCCGACTACCTGGCGCtgaggcgcggcggggcggcgggctgCGACCTCTGCGCGGACGGGGCGGCGGTGAGGCGGTGCCTGACCTGCGGGGCCGCGCTCTGCCTCTTCTGCTGCCAGGCCCACAG GAGACAGAAGAAGACAGCCTCTCATGCTGTGACAGAGCTGGTGAGCAGCAAGGACTGCAACCAGGCCAGGAAACCTCTCTTCTGCCCTTCCCATCCCACAGAGGAGCTAAGGCTGTTCTGCGAGCAGTGTGACCAGCCTGTGTGCCGGGATTGCGTAGCAGACAGACACCGGCAGCACACCTGTGACTTCACTGGCAATGCCATCCACAGGCATGGGGAggccctgcaggagctgctgagaagcacccagcagcacatgGGCACCCTAGAGGGTGTGCTCAGTCACATTGATGACATGGTCAGTGCCGTCCGAGATCGCGCAGAGGCTGTGGCCGCAGAGATCCGTCAGTTTGCCAGTGGGTATGTGAAAGCGATTGAAGAACACCGGGACCGGCTACTGAAGCAGCTGGAGGACTTGAAGGTGCAGAAGGAAAATCTGCTGCACTTGCAGAAAGCTcagatgcagcagctgctgctggacaTGAGGACAGGTGTGGAGTACACGGAGCACTTGCTGACGAGTGGCTCAGACCTGGAGATCCTCATCACCAAAGGGGTGGTGGCGAGTCGGCTGGCAAAGCTGAACAGCGTTGCTTACAACACCCGCCCCAGCGTGGACGACGGGATCCGTTTCTCTCCCCAGGAGAGGGCAGGgcagtgttttggctatgaaGTTTTTGGGGCCATTATCAATAAAGTGGTTGATCCCGCCAGATGTACCCTACACGGGGAAG CTCCTGCCGAGATTGCCGTGGGAGTGACTGGGATTGATGATTTCATGGATATTTGCTTACTAAGGACttggagcagagccagcaaaCAGATAATGTTCAGACCAGCCCACAGAACGCAGCCAGCTGTGGTCGGTAATGGCCTTCGCAGGGCAGATGAGACAGACCCAGGGCTTGTTCGATCCTTTCAGTCCCAAACTGCAGGTGCTGAGGTCTGTGCATGGCGGGGctgttcctcctccctcctggTTGCATGGTGCACCTTGAGGCCTTCTGGGGAGATGCCGGCTGGGCTCAGAGGGGCAGGCAGGAAGACCACCCTGGTCCTTACAGACCTCTAG